A stretch of the Drosophila sulfurigaster albostrigata strain 15112-1811.04 chromosome 2L, ASM2355843v2, whole genome shotgun sequence genome encodes the following:
- the LOC133838921 gene encoding apoptosis-resistant E3 ubiquitin protein ligase 1 isoform X2 has protein sequence MALFQLAPEDAAISRELISLRACVKFKGYLQCFKYDIVLQLSSIQVGWQANSAARKLLPFADLKLCYSPVIGISSLSSSGDPERLPELPPGDEQRLQRAALHLQQKLILREWLREYRMQHHYQRLLAVEVASLEDVYWLEDSRASKILGKDWQLWSTARQGLPTSKAQLDALKAQLWSTVVKSSQHQDAWTWGGMLVVSVSVAGLVTLAAMTQPSLAPEARHSLLQYVTGKYLLPANCKVQWDWKDPVRVGDTMCFVVRFFQRNGQPYPICDTDQFFVEVTEGTRKVVTISELGSSTDPNNANIAKVKFTVRTAGQYKISVLIGASHIAGSPFLRNFLPGAIDARRSRFIRPASTVICCASAPTLMHIEPRDEFGNACLFEQSDDALKGYHVAIYDLHGVAVEKLQHAIAFSYDRVNSRVSVTALFPEPTCLRAVISYRDQQLPNGDFDIIVLSNSDTTLVHKNIASRKHNICYEAKLLSIYGASKGKPRKVMCYVGPKQNSLIFQVTIKEMILKFIPKRIATFRLCPSTKFHFLPQLVTQLHGPVFVIDDGAQPRIELASKDRNIIAATFTHFLLKNIGGSETFKDKQDFFYHEVRKFHASYYHEKMALKVHREKILESSMKSTKGFSVSDWCGNFEVTFQGEQGIDWGGLRREWFELVCSALFDSRSGLFCTFHDKHQALVHPNPTRPAHLKLKYFEFAGKMVGKCLFESALGGSYRQLVRARFSRSFLAQLIGLRVHYKYFEQDDPDLYLSKIKYILDTDLDGTDTLELYFVEELYDASGQLSKTIELIPNGAKTRVTNASKNQYLDALAQQRLCNSVKDEVDSFLKGLNAIIPDNLLSIFDENELELLMCGTGEYSISDFKSHHIANGNSAEFRRVLAWFWAGVSNFSQTEMARLLQFTTGCSQLPPGGFQELNPQFQITAAPTFGNLPTAHTCFNQLCLPDYESYEQFEKSLLLAISEGSEGFGMV, from the exons ATGGCTCTGTTTCAATTGGCACCCGAAGATGCAGCTATCAGTAGAGAGCTGATCTCGCTTAGAGCCTGCGTCAAGTTTAAAGGTTATCTACAGTGCTTCAAGTATGATATCGTACTGCAGCTGTCCAGCATACAAGTCGGCTGGCAAGCCAACAGTGCCGCACGCAAGTTGTTGCCCTTTGCTGACCTCAAGTTGTGCTATAGTCCTGTCATTG GCATTTCATCATTGTCGAGTTCCGGGGATCCGGAGCGACTGCCGGAGTTGCCGCCGGGCGACGAGCAGCGTCTGCAACGCGCCGCACTCCACTTGCAACAGAAGCTCATCCTGCGTGAATGGCTGCGTGAGTATCGCATGCAACATCACTATCAGCGACTGTTGGCTGTTGAGGTTGCCTCATTGGAGGACGTATATTGGCTGGAGGATTCGCGAGCGAGTAAAATACTTGGCAAGGACTGGCAGCTGTGGTCGACGGCGCGTCAAGGATTGCCCACATCGAAGGCACAGCTGGATGCGTTGAAGGCGCAGCTGTGGTCAACGGTGGTGAAGTCGAGTCAGCATCAGGACGCATGGACATGGGGTGGCATGCTGGTGGTATCCGTTTCCGTAGCCGGACTCGTCACACTCGCCGCCATGACACAACCATCGCTGGCCCCGGAGGCGCGACACTCGCTGCTGCAGTATGTGACCGGGAAGTATCTGCTGCCGGCCAACTGTAAGGTGCAGTGGGACTGGAAGGATCCGGTGCGTGTGGGCGACACCATGTGCTTTGTGGTGCGCTTCTTTCAGCGCAACGGCCAGCCATATCCCATCTGTGATACGGACCAGTTCTTTGTCGAGGTCACCGAGGGCACACGCAAAGTGGTCACCATCAGCGAGCTCGGCTCGTCCACGGATCCCAATAATGCCAACATCGCCAAGGTCAAGTTCACCGTTCGCACCGCGGGACAATATAAAATCTCGGTGCTCATTGGCGCCAGTCACATCGCTGGTTCGCCCTTCTTACGCAACTTTCTCCCGGGTGCAATCGATGCTCGCCGATCGCGTTTCATTCGTCCCGCCAGCACGGTGATCTGTTGTGCCAGCGCACCGACTCTGATGCACATTGAGCCCAGGGATGAGTTCGGCAATGCCTGTCTCTTTGAGCAGTCCGATGATGCTCTGAAG GGCTATCATGTGGCCATCTATGACCTGCATGGCGTGGCCGTGGAGAAGCTCCAGCATGCTATTGCCTTCAGCTACGATCGCGTCAACTCACGGGTCTCGGTCACCGCCTTGTTCCCGGAGCCAACCTGCCTGCGTGCCGTCATCAGCTATCGGGATCAGCAACTGCCAAATGGTGACTTCGATATCATCGTGCTGAGCA ATAGCGACACGACGCTGGTGCACAAGAACATTGCCTCGCGAAAGCACAACATTTGCTACGAGGCCAAACTGCTGAGCATCTACGGTGCAAGCAAGGGCAAACCTAGAAAGGTGATGTGCTATGTGGGACCGAAGCAG AACTCGTTGATCTTTCAGGTGACGATCAAGGAGATGATCTTGAAGTTCATACCCAAACGCATTGCGACCTTTCGACTGTGTCCCTCGACCAAATTCCACTTTCTGCCCCAGCTGGTGACGCAGTTGCATGGTCCAGTGTTTGTCATCGACGATGGAGCGCAACCGAGGATCGAGCTGGCCTCCAAGGATCGCAACATCATCGCGGCAACATTTACACACTTTTTGCTAAAGAACATTGGTGGCTCCGAAACGTTTAAGGACAAACAGGATTTCTTTTATCACGAAGTGCGTAAATTTCATGCCAGTTACTATCACGAGAAGATGGCACTGAAAGTGCATCGCGAGAAGATCCTTGAGAGCAGCATGAAGTCAACCAAAGGCTTCTCCGTCTCCGATTGGTGCGGCAACTTCGAGGTCACCTTTCAAGGCGAACAGGGCATCGATTGGGGTGGCCTGCGACGCGAATGGTTCGAGTTGGTCTGCAGTGCATTGTTCGATTCCCGCAGCGGACTCTTCTGTACATTCCACGACAAGCATCAGGCGCTGGTGCATCCGAATCCCACGCGACCAGCGCATCTGAAGCTCAAGTACTTTGAGTTTGCCGGCAAAATGGTGGGAAAATGTCTCTTCGAGAGTGCACTGGGAGGCAGCTATCGTCAGTTGGTCCGAGCTCGCTTCAGTCGCTCCTTTCTGGCTCAGCTCATTGGACTGCGAGTGCACTACAAG TACTTTGAGCAAGACGATCCGGATTTGTATCTGTCCAAAATTAAGTACATACTCGACACGGATCTCGATGGCACCGACACCTTGGAGCTGTACTTTGTGGAGGAGCTGTACGATGCCAGTGGTCAGCTGAGCAAGACGATCGAGCTGATACCCAACGGTGCCAAGACGCGTGTCACGAATGCCAGCAAAAATCAGTATCTGGATGCCTTGGCCCAACAGCGTCTCTGCAATAGCGTCAAGGATGAGGTGGACAGCTTTCTGAAGGGCTTGAATGCCATCATACCTGATAATCTACTCAGCATTTTTGACGAGAACGAACTAGAG CTACTCATGTGCGGCACTGGCGAATACTCGATCAGCGACTTCAAGTCCCATCACATTGCCAATGGCAATTCAGCCGAATTCCGGCGTGTGCTCGCCTGGTTTTGGGCCGGAGTCAGCAACTTTAGTCAGACGGAGATGGCGCGTCTCTTGCAATTCACCACGGGTTGTTCACAGCTGCCTCCGGGCGGTTTTCAGGAGCTCAATCCACAGTTCCAGATCACGGCGGCGCCCACGTTTGGTAATCTGCCCACAGCGCATACTTG CTTCAATCAACTCTGCCTGCCGGATTACGAGAGCTACGAACAGTTTGAGAAgtcgctgctgttggccaTCAGCGAGGGCAGCGAGGGATTTGGCATGGTCTAA